A section of the Metabacillus endolithicus genome encodes:
- a CDS encoding glycoside hydrolase family 3 C-terminal domain-containing protein, translating into MANRKNKEEAAKFELSDWGWGSYTARSLDNGKYVTSADDQNIAASADEIYGWFVKEVLHLQPESQNEFKLSTWNNQAVVLDEEKKLKVSEGTDAAHSSVLEKEIIENGMEEAIKAAKESDVAIVFVGNNPVVNGKEENDRPDITLAEAQEKLIQEVYKVNRNTVVVVIGSYPFAINWVEKHIPAVLYTSHGGQELGNAISDVLFGDYNPAGRLNMTWYRSVDQLPDLLDYDIIKGKRTYMYFDENELYPFGHGKSYSQFEYSDFKFSEREINEHGEVTVTVKVKNTSTLSGDEVVQLYFRSLHSRFQRPLKQLIGFERIFIEAGKTKDIELKVKASDLAVWDVTRDKHCVETGEYEFMIGRSSADISLQEKLKVNGEVIPSRNLYINTRAENYDDYQDVIINECKEGGHSVQTKLGSWMMFSDVDFSKGIQSIEARVSNISETTQIDIHLEHPQGEKIGQLLVHNTGGIQNWQTVTGAVSIKETTEHTKIYFVCKGEVFLSYFRFIS; encoded by the coding sequence ATCGCAAATAGAAAAAACAAAGAAGAAGCAGCAAAGTTTGAGCTTTCCGATTGGGGATGGGGTAGCTATACAGCTCGTTCACTTGATAATGGTAAATATGTAACAAGTGCAGATGATCAAAACATAGCAGCCTCTGCTGATGAGATTTACGGATGGTTTGTAAAAGAAGTTCTTCACTTACAACCAGAAAGCCAAAACGAATTTAAGCTGTCTACATGGAATAATCAAGCCGTTGTTTTAGATGAAGAAAAAAAGCTTAAGGTATCTGAAGGAACAGACGCAGCCCATTCTTCTGTACTTGAGAAAGAAATTATTGAAAATGGAATGGAAGAAGCAATTAAAGCGGCAAAAGAATCTGATGTTGCCATTGTTTTTGTAGGAAATAACCCGGTTGTGAATGGGAAGGAAGAAAACGATCGTCCTGATATTACATTAGCTGAGGCTCAGGAAAAACTGATACAAGAAGTTTATAAAGTGAATCGAAATACAGTAGTTGTTGTGATCGGAAGCTATCCGTTTGCGATCAATTGGGTAGAGAAGCATATTCCTGCGGTTCTCTATACATCACATGGGGGGCAAGAGCTAGGAAATGCAATAAGTGATGTGTTATTTGGAGATTACAATCCAGCAGGACGTCTAAATATGACATGGTATCGTTCGGTAGATCAATTACCCGATCTATTAGACTACGATATTATCAAAGGTAAGCGAACGTATATGTACTTTGATGAAAATGAATTATATCCATTTGGCCATGGGAAATCTTACTCCCAATTTGAATATAGTGATTTTAAATTTAGTGAAAGAGAAATCAATGAACATGGTGAGGTAACCGTAACAGTAAAAGTGAAAAACACTAGCACACTCTCAGGTGATGAGGTTGTACAGCTGTATTTTCGTTCACTACACTCTCGATTTCAAAGACCACTTAAACAACTAATTGGTTTTGAAAGAATTTTTATCGAAGCGGGAAAAACAAAAGATATCGAGCTAAAAGTAAAAGCTAGTGATTTAGCCGTTTGGGATGTGACTAGAGATAAGCATTGTGTTGAAACTGGGGAATATGAGTTTATGATTGGTCGATCATCAGCTGATATTTCGTTACAAGAAAAGCTCAAAGTAAATGGTGAGGTGATTCCTTCACGTAATTTGTATATCAATACAAGAGCGGAAAACTATGATGACTATCAAGACGTTATAATTAATGAATGCAAAGAGGGCGGGCATTCCGTTCAAACGAAACTAGGTTCCTGGATGATGTTCTCCGATGTGGATTTTAGTAAAGGTATACAATCTATTGAAGCTCGTGTATCTAATATCTCAGAAACAACACAAATTGATATCCATCTAGAACATCCTCAAGGAGAAAAAATCGGTCAGCTCCTTGTTCATAACACTGGGGGAATCCAAAATTGGCAGACTGTAACAGGAGCTGTTTCTATCAAAGAAACGACTGAACATACTAAGATTTATTTTGTATGTAAGGGTGAGGTATTTCTAAGTTACTTCCGATTTATTTCGTAG
- a CDS encoding glycoside hydrolase family 3 protein produces the protein MEKTVEKKSYEFPFQNPDLPLETRVNDLISRFTLEEKVNLMCQYQPAIERLGIHAHKQGTEAAHGMAWLGKATTFPQTIGLACTWNQSLLKEVGDVISTEARAFYKKNPEVNGLTLWAPTVDMERDPRWGRTEEAYGEDPYLTGKLTSSLVKGIQGDHPFFFKAVATLKHFLANNNEIDRGSCSASIDPRNMHEYYLKAFEAPFKEGGAYSMMTAYNSINGTPAILHPYVKEIVKEQWGMNGFVVSDAADLLGVVRDHGYYDHHAQSVAEAIKNGIDSMTDDFDETTKAIFEALEKKLVNEHDLDVALRNTFRVRFRLGEFDPAENNPYSAISQSVICDQKHAEVSAQAAKESIVLLKNEHNMLPLNKEKINKVSVIGPLGNIVYRDWYSGDFPYTITPYEGIKNKIEGKQVTFHSGNDKIVLKNGGEFVGLGADENSR, from the coding sequence ATGGAAAAAACAGTAGAAAAAAAGAGTTATGAATTTCCTTTTCAAAATCCTGATCTACCTTTAGAAACAAGAGTAAATGATCTGATCTCAAGATTCACCTTAGAAGAGAAGGTGAATTTAATGTGTCAATATCAGCCGGCTATTGAACGCTTGGGAATACATGCACATAAGCAAGGTACTGAAGCGGCTCATGGTATGGCATGGCTTGGTAAAGCTACAACCTTTCCACAAACAATTGGACTGGCTTGCACGTGGAATCAGTCATTATTGAAAGAAGTTGGGGATGTTATTAGTACCGAAGCTAGAGCTTTTTATAAGAAAAATCCGGAAGTAAATGGATTAACTCTATGGGCTCCTACCGTTGATATGGAAAGAGATCCGCGCTGGGGAAGAACAGAAGAAGCATATGGTGAGGATCCCTATTTAACAGGCAAGCTAACATCATCACTTGTAAAAGGAATTCAGGGTGATCACCCGTTTTTCTTCAAAGCTGTTGCCACATTAAAGCACTTCTTAGCGAACAATAATGAAATTGACCGTGGAAGCTGTTCGGCTAGTATTGATCCGAGAAATATGCATGAGTATTATTTGAAAGCATTTGAAGCGCCTTTTAAAGAAGGCGGTGCTTACTCCATGATGACAGCATATAACTCGATTAATGGTACGCCAGCGATTCTTCATCCTTATGTAAAAGAAATCGTGAAAGAACAATGGGGAATGAATGGGTTCGTTGTAAGTGATGCAGCCGACCTGTTGGGAGTTGTGCGCGATCATGGATATTATGATCATCATGCACAATCTGTAGCTGAAGCCATTAAAAATGGAATAGACAGTATGACAGATGACTTCGATGAAACAACAAAAGCAATCTTTGAAGCGTTAGAAAAGAAATTAGTAAATGAACATGATCTTGATGTTGCCTTACGAAATACATTCAGAGTTCGTTTCCGTTTAGGAGAATTTGATCCTGCTGAAAATAACCCATATTCAGCTATATCCCAATCAGTGATTTGTGACCAAAAACACGCTGAGGTGTCGGCTCAAGCAGCTAAAGAGTCTATTGTTCTATTAAAAAATGAACATAATATGTTGCCTCTAAATAAGGAAAAGATAAATAAGGTTTCAGTAATAGGGCCACTCGGAAACATTGTCTATCGTGATTGGTATTCAGGGGACTTTCCATATACTATTACTCCTTATGAGGGCATTAAAAATAAGATAGAAGGTAAACAGGTAACATTTCATAGTGGGAATGATAAAATCGTTCTGAAAAATGGCGGTGAATTTGTTGGCTTAGGAGCAGATGAAAACAGCCGTTAA
- a CDS encoding cellulase family glycosylhydrolase, producing the protein MRFFKLLLSVALLISVTIPTVGFAKEKAKSTSPAYDIVKYANSMQPGWNLGNTFDGFDTNKVVLDETAWGNPQVTKDLIKKIKKQGFNSIRIPITFDTRLGDAPDYTINPQFLSRVDTVVNWALDADLKVMINIHHDSWSWVANGMPWDHDPTVMKFNAIWTQLSEHFKHYPSDLMFESLNEPQFWGDGGDAQGQQFLNELNDSFYEIVRSSGGKNNTRALVIPTLHTNFEKQELVDNLYNWIHEKEDPYIISTVHYYGYWPFSVNVAGTTTFDEQSRNHITENFDRVYDKFTSNGIPVVIGEFGLLGFDQNTGTIQQGEKLKFFEYMINYAEQKGLIHMLWDNGQHFNRSTLQWNDPQLYDMMKASWKGRSSTADTDFIFLKQGEQTTDVTRTLNLNGNKFVSLKQGKKRLVPGKDYTLDGNKLTLKASFLSKFTSNKLGKTAVLTAKFNKGANWTFTIYQHDTPVASDASGSTSDFAIPMQFNGDQLKTMEAVYTDDASAAGPQNWTSYKEFGYAFAPNYESNTITFPYGNERFFNEIENHREVKLTFHYWSGETVTYLITRSGDNVVGTAVK; encoded by the coding sequence ATGAGGTTCTTCAAGTTATTATTATCAGTTGCTTTATTAATCAGTGTAACAATCCCTACGGTTGGTTTTGCTAAAGAAAAAGCTAAATCAACATCACCAGCCTATGATATTGTAAAATACGCAAATAGTATGCAGCCGGGTTGGAATTTAGGAAATACGTTTGATGGCTTTGATACAAATAAGGTTGTTCTTGATGAAACTGCTTGGGGAAACCCACAGGTTACAAAAGACCTGATTAAAAAAATTAAGAAACAAGGTTTTAATAGTATCCGAATTCCAATTACATTTGACACTAGATTAGGAGATGCCCCAGACTATACGATCAATCCTCAGTTTCTAAGCAGAGTGGATACAGTGGTAAATTGGGCACTAGATGCAGACTTAAAAGTGATGATCAACATTCACCATGATTCATGGAGCTGGGTTGCCAATGGCATGCCTTGGGATCATGATCCTACCGTCATGAAATTCAATGCGATTTGGACACAACTCTCTGAGCATTTTAAACATTATCCATCAGATTTAATGTTTGAAAGTCTAAATGAACCACAATTTTGGGGAGATGGCGGAGATGCTCAAGGTCAACAATTTTTAAATGAACTTAATGATTCATTTTACGAGATTGTTAGAAGCTCTGGAGGAAAAAACAATACCCGTGCGCTTGTTATCCCTACACTTCATACTAATTTTGAAAAGCAAGAACTCGTAGATAACCTGTATAACTGGATTCATGAAAAAGAAGATCCATATATCATCTCAACTGTTCATTATTATGGGTACTGGCCTTTTAGTGTGAATGTTGCAGGAACCACTACTTTTGACGAACAATCAAGAAATCATATTACTGAAAACTTTGATCGAGTCTATGACAAATTTACTTCTAATGGAATTCCTGTTGTGATTGGAGAGTTTGGATTATTAGGCTTTGATCAAAATACTGGTACCATTCAACAAGGTGAAAAATTAAAATTTTTCGAGTATATGATCAATTATGCTGAACAAAAAGGACTTATCCATATGCTTTGGGACAATGGACAGCATTTTAACAGATCAACACTACAATGGAATGACCCTCAATTATACGACATGATGAAAGCTAGCTGGAAAGGTCGTTCTTCAACAGCTGACACTGATTTTATCTTCTTAAAACAAGGCGAACAAACAACAGACGTTACAAGAACGCTAAACTTAAATGGCAATAAATTCGTTTCGCTAAAGCAAGGCAAAAAACGTTTAGTTCCCGGAAAAGACTACACCCTAGATGGCAACAAACTCACCCTAAAAGCAAGCTTTCTATCCAAGTTCACGTCAAACAAATTAGGAAAAACAGCGGTTTTAACGGCAAAGTTCAATAAAGGTGCAAATTGGACCTTCACTATCTATCAGCATGATACACCTGTTGCAAGTGACGCTTCAGGTTCTACTAGTGATTTTGCCATTCCAATGCAGTTTAATGGTGACCAACTAAAAACAATGGAAGCAGTCTATACAGATGATGCTAGTGCAGCTGGACCACAGAACTGGACATCTTACAAAGAATTTGGATATGCATTTGCTCCTAACTATGAGAGCAATACGATCACATTTCCGTATGGAAACGAACGGTTCTTCAATGAAATCGAGAATCATCGTGAAGTAAAGCTTACATTCCATTATTGGAGTGGAGAAACAGTAACATATCTTATAACCAGAAGTGGAGACAATGTTGTGGGAACAGCGGTAAAATAA